The Panthera tigris isolate Pti1 chromosome F3, P.tigris_Pti1_mat1.1, whole genome shotgun sequence genome includes a window with the following:
- the SLAMF6 gene encoding SLAM family member 6 isoform X1: protein MTEAPRVDTGRRRPPAPVWPAVMLCLLLPLALVSCLGPGNTASQASSTPLMVNGTLGESVTFPLKLPVSEDTRSITWLYNGTSITFIQLSDPSDPQIILTNPKWKDRLQFTRNYSLQLSNLTMADAGSYHAQITTQTSTVFSSYKLRIFRPLRNLEVANHTWRSENGTCQIHLTCSVENMNDDNLVRWEVAGSISIREANLTLSWDPKKSSEEKYTCIAENPVSQLSFSVSTQSLCKDFLNDESIGTLWIVPVTIILICLVIALLVVWRKKYCLCKRGIFHFSAQQTQTSAENVNNLEYVSISSGNTVYAHVTHPKRQTSKPTPMKSTDSSTIYSTVHQSKESKPISPRTTALGNVIQVAEGSQQECRKDLASPDPLGKNKHSVVSAWRT from the exons GGAACACAGCTTCACAAGCCAGCTCAACCCCACTGATGGTGAATGGGACTCTGGGGGAGTCGGTAACTTTTCCCTTGAAACTTCCTGTATCTGAGGATACTCGTTCCATCACCTGGCTTTACAACGGAACATCTATAACCTTCATACAACTAAGCGATCCTTCAGATCCACAGATCATACTGACGAATCCAAAATGGAAAGACCGACTGCAATTCACCAGGAACTACTCCTTACAGCTCAGCAACCTGACAATGGCTGACGCAGGATCTTACCATGCCCAGATAACCACACAAACCTCTACAGTGTTTTCCAGTTACAAGCTGAGGATCTTCA GACCACTGAGGAACTTAGAAGTGGCCAACCACACTTGGCGATCCGAGAATGGGACCTGTCAGATCCACCTGACCTGCTCTGTGGAGAATATGAATGACGACAACCTAGTAAGGTGGGAGGTCGCAGGAAGCATATCTATAAGAGAAGCCAACCTCACTCTGTCCTGGGACCCCAAGAAGTCCAGCGAAGAGAAGTACACCTGCATAGCTGAGAATCCTGTCAGCCAACTGTCCTTCTCTGTTTCCACCCAGAGTCTCTGCAAAG attttttgaaTGATGAATCCATTGGTACCCTATGGATTGTACCTGTGACTATTATTTTGATATGTCTGGTCATCGCGTTACTTGTTGTTTGGAGGAAGAAATACTGTTTGTGCAAGAGAg gcatctttcatttctctgctcaGCAAACCCAGACTTCTG CAGAGAACGTCAATAACTTAGAGTATGTCTCCATCTCTTCGGGGAACACCGTGTATGCTCATGTCACTCATCCAAAGAGG CAAACGAGTAAGCCAACGCCTATGAAAAGCACTGATTCCTCCACGATTTACTCCACGGTTCATCAGTCCAAAGAG AGTAAGCCCATTTCTCCCCGGACGACTGCCCTCGGCAACGTCATCCAAGTGGCTGAGGGGTCTCAGCAGGAATGCAGGAAGGACTTGGCTTCTCCCGATCCCTTGGGAAAGAACAAACACAGCGTGGTTTCTGCCTGGAGAACTTGA
- the SLAMF6 gene encoding SLAM family member 6 isoform X2 encodes MTEAPRVDTGRRRPPAPVWPAVMLCLLLPLALVSCLGPGNTASQASSTPLMVNGTLGESVTFPLKLPVSEDTRSITWLYNGTSITFIQLSDPSDPQIILTNPKWKDRLQFTRNYSLQLSNLTMADAGSYHAQITTQTSTVFSSYKLRIFRPLRNLEVANHTWRSENGTCQIHLTCSVENMNDDNLVRWEVAGSISIREANLTLSWDPKKSSEEKYTCIAENPVSQLSFSVSTQSLCKDFLNDESIGTLWIVPVTIILICLVIALLVVWRKKYCLCKRAENVNNLEYVSISSGNTVYAHVTHPKRQTSKPTPMKSTDSSTIYSTVHQSKESKPISPRTTALGNVIQVAEGSQQECRKDLASPDPLGKNKHSVVSAWRT; translated from the exons GGAACACAGCTTCACAAGCCAGCTCAACCCCACTGATGGTGAATGGGACTCTGGGGGAGTCGGTAACTTTTCCCTTGAAACTTCCTGTATCTGAGGATACTCGTTCCATCACCTGGCTTTACAACGGAACATCTATAACCTTCATACAACTAAGCGATCCTTCAGATCCACAGATCATACTGACGAATCCAAAATGGAAAGACCGACTGCAATTCACCAGGAACTACTCCTTACAGCTCAGCAACCTGACAATGGCTGACGCAGGATCTTACCATGCCCAGATAACCACACAAACCTCTACAGTGTTTTCCAGTTACAAGCTGAGGATCTTCA GACCACTGAGGAACTTAGAAGTGGCCAACCACACTTGGCGATCCGAGAATGGGACCTGTCAGATCCACCTGACCTGCTCTGTGGAGAATATGAATGACGACAACCTAGTAAGGTGGGAGGTCGCAGGAAGCATATCTATAAGAGAAGCCAACCTCACTCTGTCCTGGGACCCCAAGAAGTCCAGCGAAGAGAAGTACACCTGCATAGCTGAGAATCCTGTCAGCCAACTGTCCTTCTCTGTTTCCACCCAGAGTCTCTGCAAAG attttttgaaTGATGAATCCATTGGTACCCTATGGATTGTACCTGTGACTATTATTTTGATATGTCTGGTCATCGCGTTACTTGTTGTTTGGAGGAAGAAATACTGTTTGTGCAAGAGAg CAGAGAACGTCAATAACTTAGAGTATGTCTCCATCTCTTCGGGGAACACCGTGTATGCTCATGTCACTCATCCAAAGAGG CAAACGAGTAAGCCAACGCCTATGAAAAGCACTGATTCCTCCACGATTTACTCCACGGTTCATCAGTCCAAAGAG AGTAAGCCCATTTCTCCCCGGACGACTGCCCTCGGCAACGTCATCCAAGTGGCTGAGGGGTCTCAGCAGGAATGCAGGAAGGACTTGGCTTCTCCCGATCCCTTGGGAAAGAACAAACACAGCGTGGTTTCTGCCTGGAGAACTTGA